The Gorilla gorilla gorilla isolate KB3781 chromosome 23, NHGRI_mGorGor1-v2.1_pri, whole genome shotgun sequence genomic interval tgaaaacccatctctactaataaactacaaaaattagctgggtgtggtggtgcacgcctgtaatcccagctacttgcaaggttgaggcaggagaatcgcttgaacccagggggtggaggttgcagtgagccaagattgtgccactgcactccagcctgggtgacagagtgagactccatctctaaataaataaataaaatggactcTGGTGATAGACGTGCAACTCTGTGAATAAAGTGAAAGCCACTGAATTGCGCACTTGAACTGGTGAATTGTGTAGCACGTGACTTACCAAGAGAGCTGctacacaaaacaaaacacagaacacATTCATCAAGTGAGCTTGAAAGCTTAGGaacatcaggccgggcgcggtggttcacacctgtaatcccagcactttgggaggccgaggcgggcggatcacgagatcgagaccatcctggctaacatggtgaaaccccgtctctactaaaaaaaatacaaaaaattagccaggtgtggtggcgggcgcctgtagtcccagctactcggagaggctgaggcaggagaatggcgtgaacctgggaggtggagcttgcagtgagccaagatcacgccactgcacttcagcctgggtgacagagcgagactccgtctcaaaaaaaaaaaaaaaaaaaaagcttaggaacatcagcctgggcaacaaggggaGTGTGGGTGGTGATGgcagcctgaggcaagagaatcatttgagctcaggagtctgagactgcagtgagccacaactgcaccactgtgctccagcctgggcaacagagactctgtctagaAAGCCAAGAAGCCTAGGAACAGGTTTTTTAGTTTTAAacacattacttttttttctgagatggagtctcactctgttgtctaggctgaagtgcagtggcatgatctcggctccctgcaacctctgcctcccaggttcaagcgattttcctgcctcagcctgtggagtagctggcattacaggcacccaacaccatgcccggctaatttttgtatttttagtagagactgggtttcatcatgttggccaggctggtcttgaactcctgacctcaggtgatccacccacctcggccactcaaagtgctgggattacagccgtgagccacagcacccagcctattaTTAAGCCAAGGCTGACTTCTCGATTGTTTATTCCATGTATAGGAGCCCCTTGAAGACATCTGAGAGTTCACGCCACAGGCTGTGTTTGAGCACGGGGCTCTGTCTGGGTGGGCCAGATGGAGGTCAGCGACATGAGGGAGCTGGGTACATTGGGAGCTGCCCAGGGGTCTGGCGGGAGAGCAGGAGGCAGGGGCTGTACCAAGGATGGGCCAGAGGCAGAGGAAGCTGTGCTGTGAGTTTCCAGGGTGGGTGGTGACCTCTGATTGATAACCTGACCCCAAATGGAAACCTGGACGGTGCCCTGACTGCTGTCTCTGCTGCTGTTCTCTTCCCAGGATGGAGGCCGGGGGCATCAGATGCACCTTCCCTCCTCCGTCCCAACCCAGGGCCTCCAGCTACCCTCCCCCTGGCCTCACTCTGCAGAGGAGCCTCTGCTAACCTGCCCACCTTATCTCTCCTTCTCCCCTTGCCCACTCTGGCCCTTCCGTCCTTTCCTGAGGCCAGGAAGTGGGAGCAGGAGGGAAGTGAGGGACCGGCTCCACCACCGACCTTGGAGTGTGGAGCTGACAGGTCCACCGGGCTGTGCCAGGCCTGAGGCTCCTCTGTGATCAGGCAGCGGGCAACACCAAGCCAGGCCTCTTCAGAGAGAATGCCGAGGATGGGGCAGGAGGGTGCCCAGGGAGCCACGCCGTGGCGGAGCCCGACGGTGCTCTGGACGGCCCACTGCCTGGGGCAGGGGAGACAATCCCATCCTCACGCCTCCTGGGAAAGCAGCATCAGGCACACAGCCAAGCACAAAAGACGCCTTTATTGGTGCCCAGATCTAACGGGCAGGATGGGCTGGTGTGAAGATGACGTGGAAGATGACAGTGCTTCCCCTCTTCCCCTGGGAGTCAGCCTCTTCCCCTCTGGCACAGGGCCTAGGGTGGGGGGCTCTAGACTCAGACCCCCACAGCCCAGGGCAGGGGAAGGGTCTTGAGCTTGGTCGTGTTTTCCTCCTGGGCCAATCACAGAGGCAACAGTGGGAGCCCTGGGGAGGGGCATGGCTGGCGTGGGGGTGGGGCCTGGAGCCCTCAATGCAGCACCCTGCAAACCCCAGGGGCAGCCCCCCAACCTGTGCCCGGCCCTGCAGGGTCAGCTAAGGCACAGTGGCTGGGTCCTGTCCTGCCGGAGGCCAGAGCAATCCCGGCGACCTGGCCCTCTCAGGACGTGCGGCTGGGAGAACACAGCTACTTCTTTCGCCGGGTGGTCCTCGAACTACTGGAGCAGGGGTTGGGGGCTGCGGTGGCCTGTTCAGAGGCAGCTCCAGAGTCTTTCTGGGAGGCTGACCTGCGCTTCTCCCCGCTGACTTGTGCCAGCGGGGAGGACCGGAGAGAACAGGGTGCTAGCAGGGCCTGCACAACTCTGACAGCCCCCACGGCCATGAGGAGCCCCCAGAGCAGGGCGGGGGCCTCCAGGGGAGACAGCTGAGTGCGAGTCCAGTGGAGGGCCTGGGCCAGGGTGCTGTTGGCGCTGCGGGTGCGAGGCGGGCTCTTCTcctgtgggagggagggagggagggagggaggaagggagggagggagggaggaaggaagggagggagggagggaggaagggaggaagggagggagggaggttgggGAAGCGCTTACCGGGTTCACCCCGGGAGGCTGGGGTCACCCCTgccacctcccccagcctggctgacacccTCTTACCTGTAGCCCAAACTGCCTGAGCAGCGTCTCCAGCGTGGGGTCCCCCAGGGACACGGACGGGAAGAACTCCTCCACCCACTGGCGCCGCCACCACTGGCTGCAGCGGGACCCGATGTTCAGAGGCTAGCGGCACCCCGGGCTCCACACCCCCCCACCAGTGCCCAGCCTTACCCCTGCTCCTCAGCTCCTCACACTCCACATCCCCCCCTGGTGCCCGGCCTTACCCCTGCTCCTCAGactccaccccccaacccccggtGCCCGGCCTTACCCCTGCACCCCAGGCTCCACACCCCCCCCGGTGCCCGGCCTTACTCCTGCACCCCGGGCTCCACACCCCCCCCGGTGCCCGGCCTTACCCCTGCACCCCGGGCTCCACACCCCACCCGGTGCCCGGCCTTACCCCTGCACCCCGGGCTCCACACCCCACCCGGTGCCCGGCCTTACCCCTGCACCCCGGGCTCCACACCCCACCCGGTGCCCGGCCTTACCCCTGCACCCCGGGCTCCACACTCCACCCCGGTGCCCGGCCTTACCCCTGCACCCCGGGGCTCCACACCACCCCCGGTGCCCGGCCTTACCCCTGCACCCCGGGCTCCACACCCCACCTGGTGCCCGGCCTTACCCCTGCACCCCGGGCTCCACACCCCACCTGGTGCCCGGCCTTACCCCTGCTCCCCAGGCTGGGAGAACCAGTACTTGTAGCGCTGGGCTCGGACGTAGGTGGGCGGCTGCTTGTGGAAGGGATACCTAGCCACTTGGCTCTGGACAAGGCGGACCACTGCAGCGAGAGGGGTCAGCGCGGCCCCCACAGtaccctccctgcccctcccctccccaccccgctccacccctccccagcccactcCACACACCCCCAGCCCGCTCCGCACCTGGCTCCTTGCCCTGCAGCAGGCGCAAGACCAGGCTTGTGAACCACGGGCTGTGCGTGTGTGGGCCCAGGGCTGCAAACCACATCTGCCAGTCCAGGCGTGGCTGGTGGGGCGCCACAACCGGGGGCGGCCGGCTCAGGTTCCCAGGCTTGTACATGAACTCGATCTCCTGCCAGGCAGGCCGAGGTCAGCTGGGCCCGCTGACCTGGGCCCCACCACCCCGCCCGCCCTGGGAGGGCTCACCGTCCAGTGGTGGCCATCGTAACTGCCCTCCAGCACCACCTCAGGACGTCCACCAAGCCCGGTCATGCGGCGGAAGAGGCCGTAGGAGTTGGCCAGCTGCAGGTGCTCCACGGCGCCAAACAGGCGGTGGGCCCCGGTCCAGAGGCGCCCGTGGGTCCCGGGCTCCACGTAGGAGTACGGCACCTGGAGACAGGTGGGAGGTTCTCAGGgctgccctgcccccagcccgTCCCCCAGCCCTGCAGCGCTACCCACCAGGCTGATCAGGAACAAGGCCACGGTCGCAGTGCCCACAAGGGACAGGTGGGCTACAGCACTGAGCTTCCGTAGCCAGCCCCGCACCTGGGTCCACCTGCAGGCAAGGACCCAAGGTCGTCAGGCCGGCCCTGCACCCCTGTgcccctccctgctccctggGCCATGTACCTCCAGAGGGCACTCAGCAGCTCCCAGACCAGGGAGGCCACACCCAGCCACACAGTGGGCAGCGTCAGTGTCTTCAGCCACTGAGAAaactggtggaaggtgaaagctgGTGGAGGAGGGAGGTGTGAGGACTGGTCCGCCCCTGCCCTCTGACCCCCCCAGGTCGGCACTCACTGGTTCTGGAGTGGATGGTGCGCTGCTGCCAGTCAACCTCCAGGCCAAAGTAGTGCACAGTGCCATAGGCCAGAAGCCCGTAGACGGCTAGTTCCAGCAGCAGCGACAGGGTGGCCAGCAGGGCCTTGGGCCAGGCTGTGGGGCAGGACAGTCATGGGTCAGCAGAGGGTCCCCAGCCAGGGGGCTGGGGTGCAGCTAGAGTGGGAGTCCTGTGGGGGTGTTGGAGGGGAGAacccctgggagggcagggggctggACAAGTGACACGCACAGGTGGCCGTCTTCTTGCGGCTGCC includes:
- the LMF2 gene encoding lipase maturation factor 2 isoform X2 — encoded protein: MAGSRLPRQLFLQGVAAVFMFAFASLYTQIPGLYGPEGILPARRTLRPQGKGRWQQLWETPTLLWEAPRLGLDTAQGLELLSLLGALLALGALLLSPLRHPVIYLLLWAAYLSACQVGQVFLYFQWDSLLLETGFLAVLVAPLRPASHRKEAPQGRQAGALPHEDLPFWLVRWLLFRLMFASGVVKLTSRCPAWWGLTALTYHYETQCLPTPAAWFAHHLPVWLHKLSVVATFLIEIAVPPLFFAPIRRLRLAAFYSQVLLQVLIIITGNYNFFNLMTLVLTTALLDDQHLAAEPGHGSRKKTATSWPKALLATLSLLLELAVYGLLAYGTVHYFGLEVDWQQRTIHSRTTFTFHQFSQWLKTLTLPTVWLGVASLVWELLSALWRWTQVRGWLRKLSAVAHLSLVGTATVALFLISLVPYSYVEPGTHGRLWTGAHRLFGAVEHLQLANSYGLFRRMTGLGGRPEVVLEGSYDGHHWTEIEFMYKPGNLSRPPPVVAPHQPRLDWQMWFAALGPHTHSPWFTSLVLRLLQGKEPVVRLVQSQVARYPFHKQPPTYVRAQRYKYWFSQPGEQGQWWRRQWVEEFFPSVSLGDPTLETLLRQFGLQEKSPPRTRSANSTLAQALHWTRTQLSPLEAPALLWGLLMAVGAVRVVQALLAPCSLRSSPLAQVSGEKRRSASQKDSGAASEQATAAPNPCSSSSRTTRRKK
- the LMF2 gene encoding lipase maturation factor 2 isoform X1, translated to MAGSRLPRQLFLQGVAAVFMFAFASLYTQIPGLYGPEGILPARRTLRPQGKGRWQQLWETPTLLWEAPRLGLDTAQGLELLSLLGALLALGALLLSPLRHPVIYLLLWAAYLSACQVGQVFLYFQWDSLLLETGFLAVLVAPLRPASHRKEAPQGRQAGALPHEDLPFWLVRWLLFRLMFASGVVKLTSRCPAWWGLTALTYHYETQCLPTPAAWFAHHLPVWLHKLSVVATFLIEIAVPPLFFAPIRRLRLAAFYSQVLLQVLIIITGNYNFFNLMTLVLTTALLDDQHLAAEPGHGSRKKTATSWPKALLATLSLLLELAVYGLLAYGTVHYFGLEVDWQQRTIHSRTTFTFHQFSQWLKTLTLPTVWLGVASLVWELLSALWRWTQVRGWLRKLSAVAHLSLVGTATVALFLISLVPYSYVEPGTHGRLWTGAHRLFGAVEHLQLANSYGLFRRMTGLGGRPEVVLEGSYDGHHWTEIEFMYKPGNLSRPPPVVAPHQPRLDWQMWFAALGPHTHSPWFTSLVLRLLQGKEPAAHLRPSPALQVLVLPAWGAGPVVAAPVGGGVLPVRVPGGPHAGDAAQAVWATGKRVSARLGEVAGVTPASRGEPGKRFPNLPPSLPPFLPPSLPSFLPPSLPSSLPPSLPPTGEEPASHPQRQQHPGPGPPLDSHSAVSPGGPRPALGAPHGRGGCQSCAGPASTLFSPVLPAGTSQRGEAQVSLPERLWSCL
- the LMF2 gene encoding lipase maturation factor 2 isoform X3, which gives rise to MAGSRLPRQLFLQGVAAVFMFAFASLYTQIPGLYGPEGILPARRTLRPQGKGRWQQLWETPTLLWEAPRLGLDTAQGLELLSLLGALLALGALLLSPLRHPVIYLLLWAAYLSACQVGQVFLYFQWDSLLLETGFLAVLVAPLRPASHRKEAPQGRQAGALPHEDLPFWLVRWLLFRLMFASGVVKLTSRCPAWWGLTALTYHYETQCLPTPAAWFAHHLPVWLHKLSVVATFLIEIAVPPLFFAPIRRLRLAAFYSQVLLQVLIIITGNYNFFNLMTLVLTTALLDDQHLAAEPGHGSRKKTATSWPKALLATLSLLLELAVYGLLAYGTVHYFGLEVDWQQRTIHSRTTFTFHQFSQWLKTLTLPTVWLGVASLVWELLSALWRWTQVRGWLRKLSAVAHLSLVGTATVALFLISLVPYSYVEPGTHGRLWTGAHRLFGAVEHLQLANSYGLFRRMTGLGGRPEVVLEGSYDGHHWTEIEFMYKPGNLSRPPPVVAPHQPRLDWQMWFAALGPHTHSPWFTSLVLRLLQGKEPAAHLRPSPALQVLVLPAWGAGPVVAAPVGGGVLPVRVPGGPHAGDAAQAVWATGEEPASHPQRQQHPGPGPPLDSHSAVSPGGPRPALGAPHGRGGCQSCAGPASTLFSPVLPAGTSQRGEAQVSLPERLWSCL